AAACCATCGTGGTGCTTTGTGGTAAATACGAGGTACTTACAGCCGGCATTCTTGGCGAGCTTCGCCCACTGCGCTGCAAAAATCTCACTTGGTTTGAACTTGGGGATTGCTTGTTCGGCATAGGCATTCGTGTCGGCCTTGACTCGCTGTTGGATCCACTCCATCCCACCACGCGTGCCAACCGGTTTGCCATCCCATGTTCCAGCCAAACCGCTGTAGAGCCCCCAGTGCACAAACATGCCAAAACGAGCGTCACGCCACCATTTCATGCGAGCATCCCGTTGCTGCGACGTTTCCTGGGTCGAGGACGCGTCCAGATTGTTGGGCGTCGGTTCCGAAGCAAGGGACTGTGCTGAACATGCGGCAAAGCCGTTCATCAACATCCATAGGGAAAGTGTTTTCAAGAATGCTGCATTTTTCATGGTAGCTGCCTGTCGCGTTTACTGTTCGAGTTGTCCATCCTCGCGATGCGCAACGCAAGGCGATTCCGTGTTCTATTTTTTTTGGCGAAAGAAAAGCAGTAAGGCTCTTACTTACTTGGTTGAAGGACGATCAACTTGTTTCGTGTCGTTCACGGAAGGGGCGGTTTTGGGAGTACTGCGTCCTGTCTTGATCGAGTGCTGCAACAATCCGAGCATCTCGTCGGCAATGTTGGGATGGATCAGGGCCAGGTTCGTCGTTTCACCAGGGTCGGTCTCTAAGTTGTACAGTTGCCCCGATGCATCAGGGGCGGTGTCGGGCAGCGCATACTCTCGCAGCAAGTCGTGGTTGGCGTAGTTGTTGCCGCCTGAACCTTTATGGGCCAAGTACTTCCATTTGCCTTTACGAATCGCCAGGTACCGACTTCCGCCAAAACCCTGTTGCAAGAGGTAGGGACGGATCGGGTTGCGACCGTCTTGGTCCTGCCCCAGCATCGCCGGCAAGAGACTAAAACTATCCTCCGCCGCATTGTCAGGAATCTTTGCGCCGGTGATTTGGGCAACCGTCGCCATCACATCGGTGAGCGACACAATTTGATTCGATGTCGATCCTGGCAAGACATGATCGGGCCAACGAACGAGCAACGGCACGCGATGACCTCCTTCCCAATTGTCTCGTTTGACGCCGCGCCAAGGTCGTGCACCGTCATGTTCGTGATCGTGACGCATGTAGTAGACCGTGGGGACTTCTGGGCCGTTGTCGCTCGAGAACATCACAATCGTGTTGTCGGCGATCCCCAGTTCATCGATGGTTCCCAGCAGCTCGCCGACGACGTAGTCGAGTTCAAAAATGAAATCGCCGTGTGGGCCTGATTGCGTCTTGCCTTTGAATTCGTCCGCCGGAAATGAGGGCAAGTGCACAGCTTGTGTCGAATGGAACAGAAAAAATGGCTTGTCGGGTGTTTGCTTGACGTGATGTTTGAGAAAGTGCTGGCTCTTTTCGAGGAACTGAAGGTCCACTTTCTCGAGATCGAAATCGGGAGCGACCAAGCCACGGCGGTTATCGTTGGCATAGGGGTGGTTGGGTAGTTTCGATTGGTCGAGCTTCCCCAGCGGTGGCACGGGGATCCGTTTGCCATCGATAAACGCATACAGCCAATCGGTTGTTGGGCAACACGCGGTACCAAAGAAATGATCGAAGCCACAATCGATCGGTCCGCCGTCAATCTCACGTGAATAATCGATCCGAGTTACGCCATCGGGACTGCCATCGTGAATCGGAAGTCCCGCTTCGTCATAGAAGGTCAATCCAATATGCCATTTGCCAAAGCATGCCGTCGTGTAGCCTTGTTCCCGCAGCATATCGGGCATCGTGGTCCGATCCGCAGCGATCAAAGACGGACCACCGGCTCCCGAGAAAACTCGCCCGCCGTTGGGCACTCGAAACGCCATCTGTCCGGTCATTAAACTGTACCGTGTCGGCGTACAGACGGTGCAAGGGCTGTGCGCGTCGGTGAACCGCATGCCTTGCTGAGCAAGTCGATCGAGATTCGGCGTCGGGATTTTCGATTCGGGGTTGTAGCAACCCAGATCGCCGTAGCCAAGATCGTCCGCGAGGATGAACAGGATGTTGGGGGGTGCGGCAACACTTTGGGTCGCAAAAGCGAGCAGCACCATCAACAGCGCAGAACAGGTCAAAGGTTGCGTTGTTCGTCGTGGTCGGAGAGCGTGACGGCTTCCGCCATAAGGTGCGAGTGGATCAGGCATTGTGAAATTATTCCTTCGAGTACCGGCAATTGCCAGAATCTGCTGCGACATCAGGGTAACGATTTACGACAAATCTGGATGATTCACTGCACGGAATCCTGTCGGGGAGGTGCTCGGGCTTGGCAAGACGCTCTGCTTGCCAACGCTCATCCTCTTCGCGGCGTTACTTGATCGATCGTGGAAACCGCGTCGGAGTTGATCACGACTTCTCGGCAGGCTTCCTTTTTGCAGCCGGTGTCTTTTTTGCAGCCGGTTTGTTGATGTGGTTGTTCGCCGGAATCGGACTCTCAAATCCCTGATACATCTCCGGTCGGATGCCCAAGGCGTGTGTTTGGTTACCGAAGGTGTTGGGTTGAAATGGGCCGACAAGCGAGACGTCCAATTGAGAGGTGATTGCGTCTTCTAGGCCAATGGCCCAGAACATCCCGTTGATCATAAGGCGACGATAGCCCTCGTTCGTGATGTCTTCGGGGGTGCCGTACAAAGAAGTGAAAACGCGGGCCTTTTTGCCCGATGGCGACAGGTACGTTCGCGTCCACTCGGAGGGTTGCGGGGGCAAGCTTTCGACAACAGGCGAATCGGGCGTCATGCCTTCAAGCGGCTGGGCCATGGTAAGGATGTCGCCATCAACCGGCTTGCCGACGTAGGCACCGGCTTGAACCCAGGCGTTTTCGACCCCGCGCAAGATCGGATGCTCACGCATCGCATCCATGGCGGTGATGCGAGTGCTTTGTTGGTGATTCTTTCCGTAGTGGCCGACCCAGGTTTGACCGAGCACTTGATGGCCAAAGCCAAGTTCATAATCGGATGCCGTCGATCGAAAGGAGTACTTCGCATAGGGCTGCCCCTCAGCGATTTGAAAGGCATGCGTCGCGGTTCGCATGCCGACGACGGGGCCGCCACGATTCAGATAGTCCTCAAAGTGTTTCATCTGTTCCGGCGGCAGATTTTGAAAACGCAAGAAGACGACGGCGAGATCCGCCGAGTCGAGGGCTTCCATGCCGGGCATGTTCGAGGGTTTGCCAGCAACGATCTCACCCGTTGCCGGGTCGATATTGAAAAGGACCGTGCATTTGAACCCATGATGCTTGGCCATGATTCTCGCGAGCGCCGGAAGCGATTCTTCCGAGCGGTATTCGTGGTCGCCTGCCAAGAAGACAATGTGTTTGCCAGAGCCGGGACCCGATTCGCCTTGGAAAACCAGTGATTCGGCGTGTGACATTGAGCCAAGGCAAGCGAGAATGGCCATACAGAGTAGGATCGGTTTTAGCATGAATTGTTTGTGGGGAGAGTAGGTGATGTTGTTGCCGGCACTTCGTACTTCTCTATTCCTTCTTCATCGTGATCGACATACCTCCACGAACAACCGTTTCCAAGTTGGGGTCGGTCGTGATTGCTGTCATGTAGTTTGGGTCTGCCATTCGGGGATTGATATTGTGAGCCAAAACCAAGCCGCCCGGACGGAGTTTGGGCAGCAGTTTGTTCAGGTAATCAACGTAGCCTTCCTTATCTGCATCCAGGAAGATGATATCAATCGTGCCTTCCAACTTCGTGACGGCTTCATGAGCGTCCCCTTCGACCAACGTGATCACGTCATCGACACCCGCGCGTTGGAAGTTCGCCCGAGCAATCGCTGCACGTTCTTTGTCAATTTCATAGGTCGTTAGCTTCCCGCCGGTTTGTTTCAATGCGAGACCGAACCAGATTCCTGAGTAACCGGTCGATGAGCCCAGTTCCACCACATGTTTGGCATCGGCAGAACGCGTCATGATGCGCAGTAGCCGGCCGTCGTGTTGGGGGACGTTACGGTATGCTTGGTTGGCCGCGATATCCTCAAGCACCGCCAACGCGTTCGACTCGAATTCGTTCGCCGCTAAAGGCCCTTTTTCGAGCTCGACATCGCCCGCAAGCCGACTGTCTCCAGGGCCTCTGCCTCGTTGGGCATGGCTGACAGTGGACGTGACGGCAAGAAAGGCGAACATCGAAATCGCGATAACGTGGTTGATGGTGATGTGCATGAATGGCTCCTTGAACGGGGTGGGATGAAGGGGACTCGGCAGGGCACGCTGCTCGCGGCTTGACGAGTCAACACGTCTCTACAAGATAACCGAAATTGGACCCGTCGACATGCAAGTGCCCGGGGGCCAGTAAACAAACTTCCAAGTCGAGCCGGCGGATCACCGGTACCGGCGGACGTGTTTGGGGTTTAACTAGAGATCCTATCGCTTTTCTGTTTTTCTCGTTACTCGTCGGAACCAAGAATCTGTGAAATCTTTTCAACACTACACGCTGTTTTCTTCCTTTTTGCTCATCGCTGCACTTCAACCTGGCATGGCCATGGGCGAATCCGCTGATCACCGAGTTCGACGGACGAACGCAAGTGATCACCAACGGCACCAACCGTGTCCGTAGCTATGACCTTTCCAATGGTGAATTGATCTGGGAATGTGGTGGTCAAGCAGGAAACCCGATCCCATCGCCAGTGCGTTTTGAAAACAACGTCATTGTCATGACTGGGTTCCGGGGGTACGCGATCTATTCCATTCCACTCGATTCGAAAGGCGATTTTTCCGGGCGCGGATGAACTCGACCAGCGTTAGCGCGGATGATTCGCGCAAACACACAAGTTCAAAGTAACACCCGGTCATGCAACGAATTGCGACGGCTGTTCATGCCTCAGGCATTTCAGCCATTAGCCCTGGATCGCGGATAGCGCATCCAGGGTTGGGCTTGCCAAGGGTTGCAGTCGGATGGGACCGAGCAAGCCAGAGGGACGAATCGGCCAATCGGATGCATCAAACGGTCTGTAGTGGATGTCGACGAAATTGATGTCGTAAAAGATCTTCCACGGCACACCACGTCGATCCAAATCTCGGATGCGATTGGCAGACAAATTGGTGACTTCGATTTCTAGGACATTCGAGTGCTCGCGGAGCAAATCAAGATGACAACGAAACGGATGGGCTACCAACGACGCAATGGGGCTTCCGTTGAGTCGTACGTTGGCACTTTCGCGAACATCACCAAGATCCAATCGCCAACCGTCGGCGGACACGCTCGGTGCATCGAACTCGATCCGGTAACGGGCTGTTCCTGCAAAGCGAACCGCTTCGGTGTCACCCAATTCGGTCCAGCAAGCGAGGTGTGTTGTTTCGATCGGGTTGGGCAATTCAGGTCCGCCGTCTAGGAAAGTGATTTCCCAATCACCTCGGATAGGGATTGGATCGCCGGCCGGTTGCCAGATCGGCAGCGGCGGGAGTCCAGCATCTTTTGCCTGAAGCCGGATGAAAACTGATTGGCCCGCTGCGAGTTGGAGATACAAACGAGTCCCCTTCTCATCGACTCGATTCCGAATCGTCGCCTGTCCCAACTTTCCGGTCATGGGGTCCATCACCACGGCCGCCGCAGCTGTTCGGCTGAGTGTGAACCCGTCATCGAAATCCTTTGCCGATTGGTTGACGATGAAGTAGAAGGTGTCATCACCAACCTTGCGACGAATCGACGCCAACTCACTCTGGGCCATCGGCTCTGGTCGAACACCGGCGGAAACCAGCCGTTGCAAAACAGAAGTGGATTCGTTGCTTAAGTTCTGGTCGCCAATCGTCTCTCGAACCTGCTCGGCCAATTGCTGGAACGTGTCGCGGCGCTGATCGAGATTGCCAAGTCCGGGAACATCGGTCGGTAAGCCATCGGCAAAGACGACCTGTCCGCCGGCTTGTAAGAGGGATTGGATCTGACGTAGCGTCGCCATCGGCATGAACTGGGTTTTGGGAATTGCAATGCAGTCGTAGCTCGAATTGCCGCAGACGACCTTTCCCTTGACGACCCTCGCGCGCCCAAGCAGCCTGTCCGAGACGAAGTCGTAAGCGATTCCACGGTCGGACAGTTCTGCTGCGAGCTCTCCGCATGAGGTGTTGGTAAGCCAAGTTTCGTGATTGTGAACACGAAAGAAGAACAACGGATCTTTCTGGACGCTGCTATAGACATCCTCGATGGGCCAGTACAGCAGAACGTCGTTGTCCGGAGATCCCGATTGAAGAATCGATTGACAGCGAGCGATATAGGAATTGAGCGTGGGAAGGTCGTGCCAGAACGCATTCCGCGAATTCACTTCGGTCGATGCATAGAACAGCCATCCAGGCCATGTCGCATCTTTGGGGGAATAGCAATTGCCATGATAAAGCAGATGATTGACCCCTGAGAGGAAGAGTAGGTCCACTTCCGCTTTGATCTGCGACAGTGCGGTGTTGAAGTGCTCGCGTAGCCAAGTGAATGACTCGGACGAAACCAGGGGGTGCCCCGAAAGATGTGCCGCCGATGAGGCGAAGCGATTGACCAACGGGCTGCTGTCCTTGGTCGGTGCAACGAACCGTTCCTCTCGTCGGAAACCAGGGATTGAAAAGGAATTGGCACCAAAGACCTCCGTTTCCGGAATGTCGGCGAGCGCGTACAGGTCAAGCAGGTTTCCGGGGGCACCGTGAGCCTGTTCTCGCAGGCTGCTGCCACGCTCGCCTGCCCACTGGTGCAGCAGGGTGACGAAATCGTAGTGCAAGTCGGATATCGTATCGCGGTAATCACGCTGAACACGTGCCGCCGTTTCCTGATCTCCTTCGCCGAACAACTCTGCGGCGTAGTCCGCGAGGTCGTAAGGGTGTTTTTGGCGGAAGGTGTCAAGGAATCCGTCCGTCCAACTGCCGTTGTACTCGAACGAATCATGATAGAACGCACGCGGGCGCTCCGCCGTCAACTCCGAGAAGTTCTGGTCGAAGAACCGTAAATGCTGTTGTAGTGCCGCAACGGAGTACGGATCAATCGACAAGCCGGCTCCGCCCGGTGCAGCACGCTTGACCTTGGCGTTCGAGCGACTGGGGGCAAGCTTTCCCTCGGAGAGCTTAATTCGAAGTTCTCCCATCTCCGGTGTGACATTGGGTCCACCAATTCTCCATCCGGTTCCGGGTGTGAGGTCGAGCCACAACCCGAGTCGTCTGGTTTCGCGTGACGCGAACTCGAACATCTCGATCCACTGCGGTGAAAGGTATGGCAGAAAATGGTCTTCCGCGCCTTTGACGCCATAGATCGGTACCATGCTGACGCCACCGAATCCCGCAGAACGGAGCTGACGGAGGTTCTCGGTCAAGTTGTCGCGGTCCATGGCACTGCCGGGGACCCACCAAATCACTCCCGGTTGATGCGTCGATGTGATCGGTGGCCAAGGCTCGGTCGGGTCCGCCGCGCCCGATTCCTCGGCAGGTGCCAAGTTGAGTGTAGAGAAGATGCCCATTCCCATCAGGGCAATCGCGACGATTCGAAAGGGTTGTGTCATGCTCTGCTCTTACTGATGATGTTTGAATTCGATGCTTCGGGGGGAGGGGGTTCGCAGGGGCGTCCGTCGCGCAACAACCGGATGGTTTGTCTCGGCATCCGCAATCGCACGGGCAAGGATATCTGGATCACGGTTCCTCACGTCGCGGATGATGACTATGTCAAAAACCTGGCCGTACTGATTCGCGACACGCTTGATCCAAGTTTGAAGTGTTACGTCGAGTGGTCCAACGAGACTTGGAATGGCATCATGCCTGACGCCTATGCGTTGGCGCCCGATATCGGTCATCACCTGCAGCCTGGGGCCGAAAATGTCTTTGATCGATTGGTCCATGAAGCGATTCCCGAACGAGTCGAGATGATCAAACGAATTGCAGAGACGGTTACGAGTAGCACGCCAATGAAAATGGTTACTTATGAGGGCGGTCAGCACCTCAAGCATACCGACCCGAAAGCCCTGTTGGACCAACACGACCCTCGTATGGGGGAGGTGTACCGTGCGATGCTGAAGGCATACGCACCTTACTTCACTCACTTCAACCACTATGTCCATATGGGCGGCAGTTGGGGAGCCAAGCAATCGCTTGGTGATCTTGAGAATCGTGCGCCAAAATACGCCGTGCTTCGCGAGTGGGCCGAGAGCAACCACTCGGTCACGAACCCTTAGGTGACAGTAGGCTGGGCACCTGCTACGGACGAATTGTCGCAATGCTTGACATTCGCCGACGGTTGAGAGACGATCAAGATTCCGTCGTGTTGCATGGCCGCGTTTCGCTTTGGCTGTTGCGACTCGACGCTCGCCCCAGGTCCCCGCCATCCTACCCTCCCCCTTGTGGAACCGCCATGTTCGACCCAGCGCCTTTGTCACGCCGCCGATTTGTCAAAAAGGCGGCGGGTGCCGCAGCTTTGGCAACCGTCCCTTATTTCGTTCCTGCCTCTGCGCTTGGCATGGGCGGTGCCGTACCGCCCAGTGACCGGATTGTCGTTGGCGGGATTGGGATCCAGAATCGCGGCAAGCACGACCTGAAATGGATCATGCGCAGCCCCGAAGTGCAATTCGTTGCCATCTGTGATCTGCAACAAAAGCAGCGGGTTGCGGTCAAGCAGATTGTTGATGATCACTATGGCACGAGCGACTGCGCCATGTATCCAGAGATCAACGGCTTCCTCGACGCGAGACCGGATATCGATGCCGTGTTGATTGCGACAGGTGATCGTTGGCACGCGCTCGCTTCCATCTTGGCGATGCGATCCGGGAAAGACGTTTATACAGAGAAGCCATCGTGCATGACGATTGCCGAAGGGCGAGCGGTGGTCGAGACGGCTCGCCGGTACGCGCGCGTGTATCAAACGGGCACACAGCGTTTGAGTGAACCGAACCATGTGTTCTGTATCGAGATGGCTCGCAGTGGCCGTCTTGGTGAAATCCACACGGCTTATGCCCATATCGCTCCTTGGGATGCTGCCGAGATGCGTCACGATTGGCTACCCGCCGTCGCTCAGCCGCCCAAACAAGAAGTGGATTGGGATGCATGGCTAGGCTCCTGTCCTTGGCGACCTTATAACCCGGCCTACGTTTCCGGCGGCTGGCGAGGCCATTACGATTTTCACACCAGTTGCATCGGAGAATGGGGGGCACATACCTTCGCGCAGGCACAGGCTGGACTGGGTTGCAGCGAATCGTCACCGATCGAGTACGAGTATGTGGCCAACGACAGCGGTGACGGGATGGTCACGCACTTTGCCAACGGTACGAGGTTGGTCCTTTCGCGAGGCAATAAGTATTGGCACGGTTCCTGTGGGGAACGGTTCGACGGAAGTGAGGGCTGGGCCGCGGCTGCGGACGGCTATTCGCAACCCGATGTCTCGTCGGCCGCGTTGCTTGGCGAGTACAACCGCGTGATCGGTCAGTATGTTGCTCGCACCGGTCGATCGCTCGACCACATGCAGAATTTTCTCGACTGTGTCAGGAGCCGTGAACGAACAGTTGCCAACCCCGACGTGATGCACCACAGCATGACGACCGTCCACGCCGCCAATATTTGCATGTGGCTCAAGCGAAGTCTGAAGTTTGATCCCAGCACCGATGAATTTGTGGGCGACGACGAGGCCAACAGCCTTCGTTCGCGCGCCATGCGAGAGCCCTACGTTTACTAGTTCGGCAATGGCTTGGCCGCCGTTTCGGATTGAGCGGTTCGCGCCGCTGTTCATCACCCTGCCTTGTTCCCAGGTTCTTCCCTGGAAACCTAAACACCTACCGTCCTTTCCCTACCGTCATCGAGAAATCGCCACCATGTGGAAATGCAGCCTTCAAAGATACTTGGTACTGATTGTCGTCCTGGTCGTTACCGCCGCGATGCAATCTGCTACGGAATCCGTTGCTCAAGAAGCTGAGCTGATCGCGGTGCTTCGCTCGGACGCGGGCCTGCAAGAGAAATCGGCCGCCTGTCGACAATTGGCGAGAATTGGCACGAAGGAGGCTGTTCCCGCGTTGGCCGAATTGCTAGCCGACGAAGAGCTTTCGCACATGGCACGCTATGCGTTGGAGCCCATCACCGACCCCTCCGTTAACGAAGCTTTGCGGGATGCACTGGGCAACACTCAGGGCAGGCCGCAGTTAGGTGTGATCGGCAGCCTTGGCGTCCGACGCGACACGAAAGCCGTGGAGCCTCTATCCGAATGGCTTGAAACGGCCGAAACGGCACAAGCCGCCGCACGAGCCATCGGTAACATCGGTACCCCTACTGCTGCGGAAGCCTTGCAGAAAGCGTTGCCGAATACCACCGAAGACAATCAAATGGCCATCTGCGAAGGCTTACTCCGCTGTGCCGAAGCCTTGGCGGCGGAGGGCGAACCGGAGTCGTCGCAAGCCATTTATGATGAGTTGCGAGGTCGGTCGGATGTGCCGCCTGCGGTCCGTGCCGCAGCGCTGCGTGGAGCGATTCTTGCTCGCGGCAGCGAGGGGATCCCGCTGCTGGTGGAGGCCCTTCATGGTGACGACTATGGGTTGGCCGCCGCCGCAGTGCGAGCCGCCATGGAGTCCCCTGGAAGGGAGGTCACCGATGCGTTGGTGACAGAGTTACCTAAGACTTCGTCAGAGCGAAAGGGCTTGTTGATTCTTGCTCTGGCCGACCGTGGCGAATCCCGAGTTTTGCCGGCAGTGCTCGACGTCGCAACGAGCGACGAGGGTCCGCTTCGCCTACTCGCCTTTCGTGCCCTGAAGCGAATCGGCGACGCTTCGTGCGTGCCACCACTTCTCGATGCAGCAGCCGGCGATAGCGATGAGGTGTCACAGGCTGCGATCGAATCGCTCGAAAGTCTACAAGGAAAAACAGTGGATGGACAGATTGTAGGCAGAATCTCCGATGCTCAGGGAAAAATGCGACAAGTGCTCATCGGCTTAGCCGGCCAGCGGCGGATCGCCGCAGCGGCACCCGCGCTCTGGCAAGCAGTCGAGGATCCTGATGCCAACGTGCGAGTTGCTGCCTTGGTCAGCCTGGGCAACGTGATGGAGCCGGCCGATCTGCCGAAACTGATTTCGCGATTGGCGACGACCCGAGACACAGCGGAGGCCGCTGCCTTAGACCAGGCGATCCGTGATGTCTGCTTGCGAGCGGAGGATCAGGAAGCCGTTGCAGCAAAACTTGCCGAGACACTGGCGACCGCAGACCCCGCGGTCAAAGGGCGAATTCTCGACACGTTGAACATCGTGGGGGGAACGAACTCGCTTGCAGCGGTCGCATCGGCCGCCCGAGATGGTGATGAACTGCTTCGCGACGAAGCGTTTCGTGTGTTGGGTTCGTGGAAGTCGGCCGATGCCGCGCCCTTGCTGCTCGAGCTGTTCCACGCAGAGAGCAACCCGAAATTCAAGATTCGTGCTGTCCGTGCCTACATCCGCATTGCTCGACAATTCGATATGCCCGCCGAAACTCGCGCCGCGATGTGTCGCACGGCACTCGCCACCGCCACTCGTGACGCCGACAAGCAATTGGTATTGGAAGTCTTGCTGCGTTATCCCAGTCAAGAGATGCAGGCAATTGCACTCGAAGCCGCTCATGATCCGGCGTTGAAAGACCAAGCCATGCTGGTGGTGATGGGGATGGCCAGCAAAGGGATCAATCGTGCCGAACTTGGTAAAGCGTTGGCACAGGCCGGTCAGACACCGGTGGAGCTTGAAATCATCAAGGCCGAGTATGGTGCGGATAAGAAGATCAAGGATGTTACAGCAACGCTTCGCAAGTACGCGAAAAGCTATCGCATCATCTTTTTGCCGAGTGAAAGCTACAACACCACTTTCGGTGGCGACCCCGCCCAAGGGGTCGTGAAGCAGCTAAAGATCAAGTACCGAATCGACGGCAAGGAAGCAGAGGTCACGTTAAATGAGAACGCGACGATCATCTTGCCGCTGCCGAAATAGGGACCGTCGAGACGCTGCTATTCAACCGATGAATTGGGGCCAATCGGCTTAGGTATCCGAGCGTACTTGTCGTGCCACTTCACGAAGGTTGTCTACGCGACACGAACCGAATTGGCCGCGGCAGAGCGATCGCGCACCTACGGTCATTTAGCAGCAAGAGAGCTTTATGCCCCGCTTCGGAGACTGCTGAAGTATTAGCAATGGAGAAGACTTTACCTTGTCTTTTACCCCTTTTTATGATGCCGTAGGCATCGCAGAGGGTAGCCGGTGGTCGCGTCAGCGCACCACCGGAAAGTAGGTGTTTTTCTTCCACCAGCGACCCCGCAGGTGGTCGCAGATACCACCGGGGTTCTGCGACCGCCTTTGGGGTCGGTTGTCCGCATTTTCGCATGCCGGCGGTGCGCTGACGCGACCGCCGGCTACCATCTTTGACCGCCTCGCGGTCATTCCGTGGCACAATGCCGTGCCAGCTCGCGAAGATGCGGGTAAAGACAAGGACTTTCGTCCGCAGTTCCATGCTTCCGCAGCTATCGCCGCGAAAGTTAACAACCGCGAAATCGCTTTATCAACAAGCTGTCAATGAGCCTATCGCCAAGGATCTTTTACAAGATCCACTAAACTCTTTCAGGAATGGGCTTTGGAATCCAACGCCAGCGGGCGTAAGGGACTTCTTAGCGCTCCGTTACCATTCGCACGGATTAAGGCATGGGGTCGACCCGCTCGAGTGCGCCTGCGTCGCGACGGCCAATGGGACGGTGGCCGACAAAATCTTTCAGGAACGGGCCATCGAATTGCCATGCGTAGAGTTCTTCGATCGCCGTCTTGGCGTCCGCCAACGTTCCCAATGCGATGCGTACGAAATCGATGGTGCCGCTCAAATAGTGCCCTTCTTTCCGACCCGCAACGTAAAAGTCGGACTGGTTTTCCAATGAGACCGCTCCGATTCCCGGACCCTGAGCGTCGAGACGCCCATCGATGTAGATACGAAGCTGCTTTGATTTGCGGTCCGCTTCGACGATCACGTGATGCCATCGGCCATCGTTGATGAGGGAGC
This window of the Novipirellula artificiosorum genome carries:
- a CDS encoding O-methyltransferase, giving the protein MHITINHVIAISMFAFLAVTSTVSHAQRGRGPGDSRLAGDVELEKGPLAANEFESNALAVLEDIAANQAYRNVPQHDGRLLRIMTRSADAKHVVELGSSTGYSGIWFGLALKQTGGKLTTYEIDKERAAIARANFQRAGVDDVITLVEGDAHEAVTKLEGTIDIIFLDADKEGYVDYLNKLLPKLRPGGLVLAHNINPRMADPNYMTAITTDPNLETVVRGGMSITMKKE
- a CDS encoding Gfo/Idh/MocA family protein, with the translated sequence MFDPAPLSRRRFVKKAAGAAALATVPYFVPASALGMGGAVPPSDRIVVGGIGIQNRGKHDLKWIMRSPEVQFVAICDLQQKQRVAVKQIVDDHYGTSDCAMYPEINGFLDARPDIDAVLIATGDRWHALASILAMRSGKDVYTEKPSCMTIAEGRAVVETARRYARVYQTGTQRLSEPNHVFCIEMARSGRLGEIHTAYAHIAPWDAAEMRHDWLPAVAQPPKQEVDWDAWLGSCPWRPYNPAYVSGGWRGHYDFHTSCIGEWGAHTFAQAQAGLGCSESSPIEYEYVANDSGDGMVTHFANGTRLVLSRGNKYWHGSCGERFDGSEGWAAAADGYSQPDVSSAALLGEYNRVIGQYVARTGRSLDHMQNFLDCVRSRERTVANPDVMHHSMTTVHAANICMWLKRSLKFDPSTDEFVGDDEANSLRSRAMREPYVY
- a CDS encoding sulfatase family protein; translation: MPDPLAPYGGSRHALRPRRTTQPLTCSALLMVLLAFATQSVAAPPNILFILADDLGYGDLGCYNPESKIPTPNLDRLAQQGMRFTDAHSPCTVCTPTRYSLMTGQMAFRVPNGGRVFSGAGGPSLIAADRTTMPDMLREQGYTTACFGKWHIGLTFYDEAGLPIHDGSPDGVTRIDYSREIDGGPIDCGFDHFFGTACCPTTDWLYAFIDGKRIPVPPLGKLDQSKLPNHPYANDNRRGLVAPDFDLEKVDLQFLEKSQHFLKHHVKQTPDKPFFLFHSTQAVHLPSFPADEFKGKTQSGPHGDFIFELDYVVGELLGTIDELGIADNTIVMFSSDNGPEVPTVYYMRHDHEHDGARPWRGVKRDNWEGGHRVPLLVRWPDHVLPGSTSNQIVSLTDVMATVAQITGAKIPDNAAEDSFSLLPAMLGQDQDGRNPIRPYLLQQGFGGSRYLAIRKGKWKYLAHKGSGGNNYANHDLLREYALPDTAPDASGQLYNLETDPGETTNLALIHPNIADEMLGLLQHSIKTGRSTPKTAPSVNDTKQVDRPSTK
- a CDS encoding glycosyl hydrolase; this encodes MTQPFRIVAIALMGMGIFSTLNLAPAEESGAADPTEPWPPITSTHQPGVIWWVPGSAMDRDNLTENLRQLRSAGFGGVSMVPIYGVKGAEDHFLPYLSPQWIEMFEFASRETRRLGLWLDLTPGTGWRIGGPNVTPEMGELRIKLSEGKLAPSRSNAKVKRAAPGGAGLSIDPYSVAALQQHLRFFDQNFSELTAERPRAFYHDSFEYNGSWTDGFLDTFRQKHPYDLADYAAELFGEGDQETAARVQRDYRDTISDLHYDFVTLLHQWAGERGSSLREQAHGAPGNLLDLYALADIPETEVFGANSFSIPGFRREERFVAPTKDSSPLVNRFASSAAHLSGHPLVSSESFTWLREHFNTALSQIKAEVDLLFLSGVNHLLYHGNCYSPKDATWPGWLFYASTEVNSRNAFWHDLPTLNSYIARCQSILQSGSPDNDVLLYWPIEDVYSSVQKDPLFFFRVHNHETWLTNTSCGELAAELSDRGIAYDFVSDRLLGRARVVKGKVVCGNSSYDCIAIPKTQFMPMATLRQIQSLLQAGGQVVFADGLPTDVPGLGNLDQRRDTFQQLAEQVRETIGDQNLSNESTSVLQRLVSAGVRPEPMAQSELASIRRKVGDDTFYFIVNQSAKDFDDGFTLSRTAAAAVVMDPMTGKLGQATIRNRVDEKGTRLYLQLAAGQSVFIRLQAKDAGLPPLPIWQPAGDPIPIRGDWEITFLDGGPELPNPIETTHLACWTELGDTEAVRFAGTARYRIEFDAPSVSADGWRLDLGDVRESANVRLNGSPIASLVAHPFRCHLDLLREHSNVLEIEVTNLSANRIRDLDRRGVPWKIFYDINFVDIHYRPFDASDWPIRPSGLLGPIRLQPLASPTLDALSAIQG
- a CDS encoding ThuA domain-containing protein, yielding MLKPILLCMAILACLGSMSHAESLVFQGESGPGSGKHIVFLAGDHEYRSEESLPALARIMAKHHGFKCTVLFNIDPATGEIVAGKPSNMPGMEALDSADLAVVFLRFQNLPPEQMKHFEDYLNRGGPVVGMRTATHAFQIAEGQPYAKYSFRSTASDYELGFGHQVLGQTWVGHYGKNHQQSTRITAMDAMREHPILRGVENAWVQAGAYVGKPVDGDILTMAQPLEGMTPDSPVVESLPPQPSEWTRTYLSPSGKKARVFTSLYGTPEDITNEGYRRLMINGMFWAIGLEDAITSQLDVSLVGPFQPNTFGNQTHALGIRPEMYQGFESPIPANNHINKPAAKKTPAAKRKPAEKS